From the Prunus dulcis chromosome 4, ALMONDv2, whole genome shotgun sequence genome, one window contains:
- the LOC117625994 gene encoding uncharacterized protein LOC117625994 → MEPIGDDQVEQSSSRKENNVEEANHLLEECWFFDNLLNRKQKMLRCYSDPQCNSSNFGQEMSVKSSHDQKSLLTTSKATQGNGFAGPNLVRTPSLPLHIGRRQEEEVQVKQSGSNKSSSKLTRQTSHQKMLQTPTKSPACIGRTEGVQDKESDNRRSKMNRQPVRQNLLRTPSLPPCIGREESNQESLPQRHKGLMTQTSSIPRYRPPKNTEGESNASTDGCKEMRRRSLNQLTTRKSLSDLEIEELQGFKDLGFTFDKKELSPSVVNILPGLQEKKRTEDLNPEKVRRPYLSEAWLMQSCAPPPPNLGASRSTEDMKAQIKFWARAVASNVR, encoded by the exons ATGGAGCCTATTGGTGATGACCAAGTTGAGCAATCTTCAAGCAGGAAGGAGAACAATGTGGAGGAAGCAAATCATCTCTTGGAAGAGTGTTGGTTTTTTGACAACTTGCTCAACAGGAAGCAGAAGATGTTGAGGTGTTATTCTGATCCTCAATGCAATTCATCAAACTTCGGTCAAGAAATGTCAGTGAAGAGTTCACATGACCAAAAGTCCTTGTTGACAACAAGTAAGGCCACACAAGGCAATGGCTTTGCTGGTCCTAATTTGGTTAGAACCCCATCTTTGCCTCTTCATATAGGGAGGAGGCAAGAGGAAGAAGTTCAAGTAAAGCAAAGTGGTAGTAATAAGAGTTCGAGCAAATTGACAAGGCAAACATCACATCAGAAAATGCTGCAGACACCAACCAAATCACCAGCTTGTATAGGCAGGACAGAAGGAGTTCAAGATAAGGAAAGTGATAACAGAAGAAGCAAAATGAATCGGCAGCCAGTGCGCCAGAATTTGCTCAGGACACCCTCCTTGCCACCATGTATAGGAAGGGAAGAGAGCAACCAAGAAAGTCTTCCTCAGAGACATAAG GGGCTCATGACACAAACTTCTAGCATTCCAAGATATAGACCACCAAAAAACACAGAAGGGGAAAGCAATGCTAGTACAGATGGGTGCAAGGAAATGAGACGCAGAAGCCTTAACCAGTTAACCACGAGAAAGAGCCTAAGTGATCTTGAGATTGAAGAGCTGCAAGGGTTCAAGGACCTGGGATTCACATTTGACAAGAAAGAACTGAGCCCCAGTGTGGTTAACATACTTCCTGGTTtgcaagaaaagaagagaacaGAGGATTTGAACCCAGAAAAGGTTAGGAGGCCTTATCTTTCTGAAGCATGGCTGATGCAAAGCTGTGCTCCTCCACCTCCAAACTTGGGTGCAAGTAGGTCTACTGAGGACATGAAGGCACAGATCAAGTTCTGGGCTAGAGCTGTGGCTTCTAATGTGCGCTAG
- the LOC117625680 gene encoding uncharacterized protein LOC117625680: MLQTQHLLCSHFPICLSPPQTHFLFPPSLSSSPLYKPVSLCSVSAHSRSRPEQWLAEAPEPTTIIPTAPYTPLEFAPEGPEELPPASSPVFATTDDPSSIQVATSVLLTGAISVFLFRSLRRRARRAKELKFRSSGVKKSLKEEALDSLKALSTGSVEEKGPPSPVQALLGGISAGVIALILYKFTTTIEASLNRQTISDNFSVRQITITIRTIINGLCYLATFVFGINAVGLVLYAGQLAINSIMEDTSTETESQGKEQSTVESPPNSGVNSGKDDQSSDETQ, from the exons ATGTTGCAGACCCAACACCTTCTCTGTTCCCATTTCCCTATCTGTCTCTCTCCTCCCCAAACCCACTTTCTCTTTCCCCCAAGTCTCTCATCTTCTCCTCTCTACAAACCCGTAAGTCTCTGCTCTGTCTCAGCCCATTCTAGGTCCAGACCCGAACAATGGCTAGCCGAAGCTCCAGAACCCACAACCATTATTCCTACAGCTCCATACACTCCCTTAGAATTCGCCCCAGAGGGTCCCGAAGAATTGCCACCAGCTTCCTCTCCAGTATTTGCTACCACAGATGACCCTTCTTCTATCCAAGTAGCTACCAGTGTTCTTCTCACTGGAGCCATTTCTGTCTTCCTGTTTCGCTCTCTTCGACGTCGTGCAAGGCGTGCTAAAGAGCTG AAATTTAGGTCTTCTGGAGTGAAGAAGTCGTTGAAGGAGGAGGCTTTGGATAGCTTGAAGGCATTGTCTACTGGTTCTGTTGAAGAAAAGGGTCCACCTTCACCTGTTCAGGCATTGTTGGGTGGAATATCAGCCGGTGTCATCGCACTTATTCTTTATAAGTTCACTACTACAATTGAAGCATCTCTCAACCGCCAAACAATTTCTGATAACTTTTCG GTTCGTCAGATTACAATAACCATAAG GACGATTATAAATGGGTTGTGCTACCTTGCAACATTTGTTTTTGGCATCAACGCTGTTGGTTTAGTCCTTTATGCTGGTCAGCTCGCCATCAACTCCATCATGGAAGATACAAGTACAGAAACTGAGAGTCAAGGTAAAGAGCAGTCAACGGTTGAGAGCCCCCCAAATAGTGGTGTGAACAGCGGCAAGGATGACCAAAGTTCAGATGAGACACAATAG
- the LOC117625342 gene encoding uncharacterized protein LOC117625342: protein MVWKKEDLDLVLVPTGLLIMFCYHLFLLYRCLRHPETTVIGNENHCRKAWVERMLQVEAKDRGLSVTVISCTITAANFLASTSLALSSLIGAWIGSSSHNIFMSSITYGDTSPAIISIKYISILACFLLALASFLHCIRNFVHANFLISMPDSDIPLAHVEKAVISGGLFWTLGLRAIYFATTLLLWIFGPIPMFVCSVIMVLLLHRLDSNSTPLHQFQPAKSHNVLRKIGEENSRIERAIEQHHERLHMDGNRAQG, encoded by the exons tctctttcttctctacAGATGCCTAAGACATCCAGAAACCACAGTAATTGGCAATGAGAACCACTGCAGAAAAGCTTGGGTTGAGAGAATGTTGCAG GTTGAAGCAAAGGACAGAGGCCTGTCCGTAACAGTAATCTCCTGCACCATAACAGCGGCGAATTTCTTAGCTTCAACCTCTTTAGCCTTGAGCTCTCTGATTGGGGCATGGATTGGGAGCTCTTCACACAACATCTTCATGAGTAGCATTACATATGGTGACACAAGTCCTGCAATAATTTCTATCAAATATATTAGCATTCTGGCCTGCTTCCTCCTTGCTTTGGCTTCCTTTCTACATTGCATAAGAAACTTTGTCCATGCCAATTTCCTCATCAGCATGCCAGACAGTGACATTCCTTTGGCTCATGTGGAGAAGGCTGTGATAAGTGGTGGCTTGTTCTGGACTCTGGGGTTAAGAGCTATCTACTTTGCCACTACTTTGCTCCTCTGGATTTTTGGTCCAATTCCGATGTTTGTTTGTTCAGTGATTATGGTGTTGCTTTTGCACAGGCTTGATTCAAATTCCACTCCATTGCATCAGTTCCAACCAGCCAAGAGTCATAATGTGCTCAGGAAAATTGGTGAAGAAAACAGCAGAATAGAAAGGGCTATTGAGCAACATCATGAAAGATTACACATGGATGGAAACAGAGCTCAAGGTTGA